From the Arcobacter sp. CECT 8986 genome, one window contains:
- the dnaN gene encoding DNA polymerase III subunit beta: MRFIITKHIIENIVSSMQPFLEKKDASSITSHIYLEVNNDKLIMKATDYEIGLESQIDELNESANGKATVNGTNLLGILKRLKDLEIIVETENNNLIIRQNKSTFKLPMYDPEEYPTLPKAQSDNKLDISMLNLINSIRKITPAIDNNNPKFELNGALVDIKNSKINFVATDTRRLAVSHLQNISNNTENQFIIPKKAIIEIQKLFLDDALISYDETNLVISNEKMTFFTKLINGKFPDYDRIIPKSLKYNFSLPKNMLIESIKLVTSLFSNIKITFNNDNIIFESLDEDSESKTQIDINLNIEKSFYLAVNAKYLLDFLSLTNNENITIGFNESNLPFYLEDEKFFTIVMPIVLEK; encoded by the coding sequence GTGAGATTTATCATCACAAAACATATCATTGAAAATATCGTTTCTTCAATGCAACCGTTTCTAGAAAAAAAAGATGCTAGTTCAATTACTTCACATATATATTTAGAAGTTAATAATGATAAATTAATTATGAAAGCAACAGATTATGAGATAGGATTAGAGTCTCAAATCGATGAACTAAATGAAAGTGCAAATGGTAAAGCAACTGTAAATGGTACTAATCTATTAGGAATATTAAAAAGATTAAAAGATTTAGAAATAATTGTTGAAACAGAAAATAACAATCTTATTATTAGACAAAATAAATCAACTTTTAAATTACCAATGTATGATCCAGAAGAATACCCTACTTTACCAAAAGCTCAAAGTGATAATAAATTAGATATTAGTATGTTAAATCTTATTAATTCTATTAGAAAAATTACACCTGCAATTGATAATAACAATCCTAAGTTTGAATTAAATGGTGCATTAGTAGATATTAAAAATAGTAAAATCAACTTTGTAGCTACTGATACTAGAAGATTAGCAGTATCACATTTACAAAATATATCTAACAATACAGAAAATCAATTTATTATTCCTAAAAAAGCAATAATTGAAATTCAAAAACTATTTTTAGATGATGCATTAATTTCATATGATGAAACTAATTTAGTAATTTCAAATGAAAAGATGACTTTCTTTACAAAATTAATTAATGGTAAATTCCCTGATTATGATAGAATTATTCCAAAAAGTCTAAAATATAATTTCTCTTTACCTAAAAATATGTTAATTGAATCAATCAAATTAGTTACATCACTATTTTCAAACATAAAAATTACATTTAATAATGATAATATTATATTTGAAAGTTTAGATGAAGATAGTGAATCAAAAACTCAAATTGATATTAATTTAAATATTGAAAAATCATTTTATTTAGCAGTTAATGCAAAATACCTATTAGATTTTTTAAGTTTAACAAACAACGAAAATATTACTATTGGATTTAATGAATCAAATTTACCATTTTATTTAGAAGATGAAAAATTCTTCACAATAGTAATGCCAATTGTATTAGAAAAATAA
- a CDS encoding glutaminase: MNYQKILEDIQEQIQPELIKGNVADYIPALKNVKEDDFAMSIRLLDGQTFNVGCFDKKFSIQSISKVFTYSMALKIYSKELYSRVWYEPSGNPFNSLVQLEYEKGIPRNPFINAGAIVTTDSLVTHFKDKNIAIKQINDFINKLSKDNILINEDIYMSELKTGHRNRALANLMKSFSNIKNPINNTLETYFKHCSFMMNTQQLATTMLFLANHGTDPLTKEEIITSSKAKRINSLMLTCGHYDASGDFAFHVGLPGKSGVGGGIVAIVPKKMAICVYSPRLNSKGNSLAGTKALELFTTITGLSIF; the protein is encoded by the coding sequence ATGAATTATCAAAAAATATTAGAAGATATACAAGAACAAATACAACCAGAACTAATAAAAGGAAATGTAGCAGATTATATTCCAGCACTTAAAAATGTAAAAGAAGATGATTTTGCGATGAGTATAAGACTTTTAGATGGTCAAACTTTTAATGTGGGATGTTTTGATAAAAAATTTTCTATTCAAAGTATTTCAAAAGTCTTTACTTATTCAATGGCACTAAAAATTTATAGCAAAGAACTTTATAGTAGAGTTTGGTATGAGCCATCTGGAAACCCATTTAACTCATTAGTTCAACTTGAATATGAAAAAGGAATACCTAGAAATCCATTTATAAACGCAGGTGCAATTGTTACAACAGATAGTTTAGTAACTCACTTTAAAGATAAAAATATTGCTATTAAACAAATCAATGATTTTATAAACAAACTTAGTAAAGATAATATCTTAATTAATGAAGATATTTATATGTCTGAACTTAAAACAGGACATAGAAATAGAGCCTTAGCAAATTTAATGAAAAGTTTTTCTAATATAAAAAACCCTATAAATAATACTTTAGAAACTTATTTTAAACACTGCTCTTTTATGATGAATACACAGCAATTAGCAACAACAATGCTATTTTTAGCAAATCATGGAACAGACCCTTTAACAAAAGAGGAAATTATCACCTCATCAAAAGCTAAAAGGATAAACTCATTAATGCTTACATGTGGTCACTATGATGCATCTGGAGATTTTGCTTTTCATGTTGGCTTACCTGGTAAAAGTGGAGTTGGAGGAGGAATTGTTGCAATAGTTCCTAAAAAAATGGCAATTTGTGTATACTCTCCAAGACTAAACTCAAAAGGAAACTCTCTTGCTGGAACAAAAGCATTGGAGCTATTTACTACTATTACGGGATTATCTATTTTTTAA
- the yedF gene encoding sulfurtransferase-like selenium metabolism protein YedF, with protein sequence MKIEDIIPDFRLDMQGEPCPYPAFNALEAMKDLQKGQILEVISDCPQSINNIPADAKAHGYEVLNVDSSGPTIRYIIKK encoded by the coding sequence ATGAAAATTGAAGATATTATCCCAGATTTTAGACTTGATATGCAAGGTGAACCTTGTCCTTATCCAGCATTTAATGCACTTGAAGCGATGAAAGATTTGCAAAAAGGACAAATTCTTGAAGTTATAAGTGATTGTCCACAAAGTATTAATAATATTCCAGCAGATGCAAAAGCACATGGATATGAAGTACTAAATGTTGATAGCAGTGGTCCAACAATCAGATATATAATAAAAAAATAA
- a CDS encoding trimeric intracellular cation channel family protein → MSALELADIIGIISFALSGFLIAVHYKLDILGVFISSFLTALGGGMVRDVISNKTPYIFTHTTPIILVIVTILLSFVFKLHNINNLESKTAFIVSDAIGLASFSITGSLVAIDNEFNFLGVLILAFLTAVGGGTTRDILINNVPFILVSEFYATVSIIVGLITYILHLFDLISILSLTIVFIFGTSLRLLAFYKKWNLPKL, encoded by the coding sequence ATGAGTGCATTAGAATTAGCTGATATTATAGGAATTATATCATTTGCACTCAGTGGATTTTTAATAGCAGTTCATTATAAACTAGATATTTTAGGTGTATTTATTTCATCTTTTTTAACTGCTCTTGGAGGAGGAATGGTAAGAGATGTTATTTCAAATAAAACACCATATATCTTTACTCATACAACTCCAATAATACTAGTAATTGTGACAATACTATTATCTTTTGTTTTTAAACTTCACAATATAAATAATTTAGAGAGTAAAACTGCTTTTATAGTATCAGATGCCATTGGACTTGCTTCATTTTCAATTACAGGTTCACTTGTAGCAATTGATAATGAATTTAATTTCTTGGGAGTTTTAATTTTAGCTTTTCTAACAGCAGTTGGAGGAGGAACAACAAGAGATATTCTTATAAACAATGTTCCTTTTATTTTAGTTTCTGAATTTTATGCAACCGTATCAATTATTGTAGGTTTAATTACTTATATACTTCATCTTTTTGATTTGATAAGTATTTTATCTTTAACTATTGTTTTTATTTTTGGTACAAGTTTAAGATTATTAGCGTTTTATAAAAAGTGGAATTTACCTAAACTATAG
- a CDS encoding cytochrome b/b6 domain-containing protein, translated as MNKSYIWSLPTRVFHWLFTVIILIAFLTDDDKLLFYHAIAGYSIFILLMFRFSWGYIGPKFSKFKDFDLNIKSVKSFIKSLFIKDSEYLGHNPLASYVMISMLIITTLIVITGVFTYGIEEKKGILSFLGYSFLKDFKSMDNIHEFFANLLLFLIGLHLIGIVIDKLLHKQKATLKSIFTGYKISNSSINIKLNLFQKLFAFLMFVLLISFLIFNIIKPDNRLVVFNNINKNITTITT; from the coding sequence ATGAATAAATCATATATTTGGTCTCTTCCCACAAGAGTTTTTCATTGGCTTTTTACAGTTATTATATTGATTGCTTTTTTAACAGATGATGATAAATTGCTTTTTTATCATGCAATTGCTGGTTACTCTATTTTTATACTTTTAATGTTTAGATTCTCTTGGGGATATATTGGTCCAAAATTTTCAAAATTTAAAGATTTTGATTTAAATATCAAATCTGTTAAATCATTTATAAAATCTTTATTTATAAAAGATAGTGAGTATTTAGGTCATAATCCATTGGCTTCATATGTTATGATTAGTATGCTTATAATAACTACTTTAATTGTCATTACTGGCGTTTTTACATATGGTATTGAAGAGAAAAAAGGTATTCTTAGCTTCTTAGGATATTCATTTTTAAAAGATTTTAAAAGTATGGATAATATTCATGAGTTTTTTGCAAATCTATTACTTTTTTTAATAGGATTACATTTAATTGGAATAGTTATTGATAAACTTCTACATAAACAAAAAGCTACATTAAAATCAATTTTTACAGGTTATAAAATAAGTAATAGTAGCATCAATATAAAATTAAACCTTTTTCAAAAACTATTTGCATTTTTGATGTTTGTTTTACTAATTTCATTTTTAATATTTAATATCATTAAACCTGATAATAGATTAGTTGTTTTTAATAACATAAATAAAAATATAACAACAATAACTACATAA
- the ruvC gene encoding crossover junction endodeoxyribonuclease RuvC: MKILGIDPGTRNCGYAIIDKNGRDIKLLEAGLIKIKTKILQEQIVEMTEGLDMIFQKFAIDEVAIEDMFYAYNPKTVIKLAQFRGAISLKVLLEFGNFAEYTPLQVKQAVTGNGKAQKEQVAFMVKRMLGIKKEIKPLDITDAIAIALTHSQRLK; encoded by the coding sequence GTGAAGATTTTGGGAATAGATCCAGGAACAAGAAATTGTGGTTATGCAATTATTGATAAAAATGGAAGAGATATAAAACTTTTAGAAGCAGGGCTGATTAAGATAAAAACAAAGATTTTACAAGAGCAAATAGTTGAGATGACAGAAGGTCTTGATATGATATTTCAAAAGTTTGCAATTGATGAGGTTGCAATTGAAGATATGTTTTATGCATACAACCCTAAAACAGTTATAAAACTTGCACAATTTAGAGGAGCAATATCTTTAAAGGTATTACTTGAATTTGGTAATTTTGCAGAGTATACTCCTTTACAAGTAAAACAAGCGGTAACAGGAAATGGAAAAGCACAAAAAGAACAAGTAGCTTTTATGGTAAAAAGAATGTTGGGAATAAAAAAAGAGATTAAACCTCTTGATATTACTGATGCAATAGCAATTGCATTGACTCACTCTCAAAGATTAAAATAA
- the purN gene encoding phosphoribosylglycinamide formyltransferase: MKRIGILSSHNGSGFEYIQKACEDKVLDANVVVVISNNSNAKVLQKAASFHIPNFIVNSKTYENENLDLIITNLLKEYNCDIIFLSGYMKKIGKEILKEFDKKIINTHPALLPKFGGKGMYGRNVHEAVINSDETTSGVTIHYVDENYDEGEYILQKSIDLSKDETVDSLEQKIKDLEQKAIVEALKTIV; the protein is encoded by the coding sequence ATGAAAAGAATTGGAATATTATCATCACACAATGGAAGTGGATTTGAGTATATTCAAAAAGCGTGTGAAGATAAAGTTTTAGATGCAAATGTTGTAGTTGTAATATCAAATAATAGCAATGCTAAGGTTTTACAAAAAGCTGCATCTTTTCATATTCCAAATTTTATAGTAAATAGTAAAACTTATGAAAATGAAAATCTTGATTTAATAATTACAAATTTATTAAAAGAGTATAACTGCGATATTATATTTTTATCTGGATATATGAAAAAAATCGGAAAAGAGATTTTAAAAGAGTTTGATAAAAAAATCATAAATACTCATCCAGCACTTCTACCAAAATTTGGTGGAAAAGGAATGTATGGAAGAAATGTACATGAAGCTGTAATTAACTCAGATGAAACTACATCAGGAGTTACTATTCATTATGTAGATGAAAACTATGATGAAGGTGAATATATATTACAAAAATCAATTGATTTATCAAAAGATGAAACAGTAGATTCCCTAGAGCAAAAAATAAAAGATTTAGAACAAAAAGCGATAGTTGAAGCGCTAAAAACTATAGTTTAG
- the dnaA gene encoding chromosomal replication initiator protein DnaA, translating into MTNKEFLSIIKEESNSIDYNRYLKQLVYKKISSDEKIAVFEVSNKYIASWIKSKYRNLIQHCFETIDGTKPEIEIKVAGEKKTKKEIITEKLKNDTAESTILNPSYTFDSFVVGSSNQMAYNASLAVCKKPGIQYNPLFIYGGTGLGKTHLLQAIGNDAIAQGKTVIYVTIEQFMNDFTFSIKNKNMEHFRNKYRKCDVLLIDDIQFLSGKEQTQEEFFHTFNELHNAKKQIVMTSDRLPSQIAGLVDRLKSRFEWGLTADIQIPGLETKIAIIEKKSELNGIHLSREIINFIATNLDNSIREIEGVLIRINASALLLNQEINLELVQGLLKEQIKETKENIKLPDIINVVARELNIKPSDIKSRKRTATVANARRVVIYLARELTHNSMPDIAKFLGMKDHSSISHNIRKANELIEKDENFKLIIENLKNKIINKEW; encoded by the coding sequence ATGACAAATAAAGAGTTTTTATCAATTATAAAAGAAGAATCAAATTCTATAGATTATAACAGATATTTAAAACAGCTTGTTTATAAAAAAATTTCATCCGATGAAAAAATTGCTGTATTTGAAGTATCAAATAAATATATTGCATCTTGGATAAAGAGCAAATATAGAAATCTTATTCAACACTGCTTTGAAACTATTGATGGAACAAAACCAGAAATAGAGATAAAAGTTGCTGGAGAAAAGAAAACAAAAAAAGAGATAATTACTGAAAAACTTAAAAATGATACTGCTGAAAGTACAATACTAAATCCATCTTATACTTTTGATTCATTTGTTGTTGGAAGTTCCAACCAAATGGCATATAACGCCTCTTTAGCTGTATGTAAAAAACCAGGTATTCAATATAATCCATTATTTATTTATGGTGGAACTGGACTTGGAAAAACTCACCTTTTACAAGCAATTGGAAATGATGCAATTGCTCAAGGTAAAACTGTAATTTATGTAACAATCGAACAGTTTATGAATGATTTTACATTCTCTATCAAAAATAAAAATATGGAACATTTTAGAAATAAATATAGAAAATGTGATGTTTTACTTATAGATGATATTCAGTTTTTAAGTGGGAAAGAACAAACTCAAGAGGAATTCTTCCACACTTTTAATGAACTACATAATGCTAAAAAACAAATAGTTATGACTAGTGATAGGCTTCCATCACAAATTGCTGGACTTGTTGACAGATTAAAATCAAGATTTGAATGGGGATTAACAGCAGATATCCAAATTCCTGGACTTGAAACAAAAATAGCAATTATTGAAAAGAAAAGTGAATTAAATGGTATTCATTTAAGTAGAGAAATTATTAACTTTATAGCTACTAACTTAGATAACTCAATCAGGGAAATTGAGGGGGTTCTAATTAGAATTAATGCTAGTGCTTTATTATTAAATCAAGAGATAAATTTAGAGTTAGTTCAAGGTTTATTAAAAGAGCAAATTAAAGAGACAAAAGAGAATATCAAGCTACCAGATATTATAAATGTCGTAGCAAGAGAATTAAATATCAAACCAAGTGATATAAAATCAAGAAAAAGAACTGCAACAGTTGCAAATGCAAGAAGAGTTGTAATATACCTTGCAAGGGAACTTACACACAACTCAATGCCTGATATTGCTAAGTTTTTAGGAATGAAAGATCACAGTTCTATTTCACATAATATTAGAAAAGCAAATGAATTAATAGAAAAAGATGAAAACTTCAAATTAATCATTGAAAATTTAAAAAATAAAATCATAAATAAGGAGTGGTAA
- the yedE gene encoding selenium metabolism membrane protein YedE/FdhT: MNFWKNFKKDFLVNFWSPIPAVIALGVLSAYYFGITGTYWAVTGEFTRWGGHVLQAFGVDLSTWGYYQIMHMDGNSFTRVDGVMIIGMFAGCIAAAFWGNNIKLRMPSSKIRVFQALIGGIIAGFGARLGMGCNLASFFTGIPQFSVHAWIFTIAMIIGVYFGAKFTLLPMFRSKMKMKKVSCVKPLEKDETKVNNVFKLGSIVFIAIIIWALYLIFFQNSTKLGMAMLFGSAFGLIIAKAQICFTSAFRDLFITGRSQMAKAIVIGMIVATIGVFSYIMMGQPPKIMWAGPNTIIGGLLFGFGIVLAGGCECGWMYRAVEGQVHFWIVGVGNVIGSTLLAFVWDDISVSLATSWPKINLLESFGNYGGLFFNYGLLFLLFVLILILEKRYLNKSKNR; this comes from the coding sequence ATGAATTTTTGGAAAAATTTCAAAAAAGATTTTTTAGTTAACTTTTGGTCACCTATTCCTGCAGTAATTGCACTTGGTGTTTTATCTGCTTATTATTTTGGGATAACAGGAACATACTGGGCTGTAACAGGTGAGTTTACTAGATGGGGAGGTCATGTTTTACAGGCTTTTGGTGTAGATTTATCAACATGGGGATATTATCAAATAATGCATATGGATGGCAACTCATTTACAAGAGTTGATGGAGTTATGATTATTGGTATGTTTGCTGGTTGTATAGCTGCTGCATTTTGGGGAAATAATATTAAACTAAGAATGCCATCAAGTAAAATTAGAGTATTTCAAGCACTTATAGGTGGAATAATTGCAGGTTTTGGTGCTAGACTTGGTATGGGTTGTAACCTTGCTAGTTTCTTTACTGGAATTCCGCAATTTTCTGTTCATGCATGGATTTTTACAATAGCAATGATTATTGGTGTATATTTTGGTGCAAAATTTACACTTTTACCTATGTTTAGATCAAAAATGAAAATGAAAAAAGTATCTTGCGTAAAACCTTTAGAAAAAGATGAAACAAAAGTTAATAATGTATTTAAATTAGGAAGTATTGTTTTTATTGCAATTATTATTTGGGCATTATATTTAATATTTTTTCAAAATAGTACGAAACTTGGTATGGCAATGCTTTTTGGTAGTGCATTTGGGTTAATTATTGCAAAAGCTCAAATTTGTTTTACATCAGCTTTTAGAGATTTATTTATAACAGGAAGAAGCCAAATGGCTAAAGCAATTGTAATTGGTATGATTGTTGCAACAATTGGTGTATTTTCATATATTATGATGGGACAACCTCCTAAAATTATGTGGGCAGGTCCAAATACAATTATTGGTGGTTTACTATTTGGATTTGGTATTGTTCTTGCAGGTGGTTGCGAATGTGGTTGGATGTATAGAGCAGTTGAAGGTCAAGTCCATTTTTGGATAGTAGGTGTTGGAAATGTTATTGGTTCAACTCTTTTAGCTTTTGTATGGGATGATATTTCTGTAAGTTTAGCAACAAGCTGGCCAAAAATAAATTTACTAGAATCATTTGGAAATTATGGTGGTTTATTTTTTAATTATGGATTACTATTTTTACTATTTGTATTAATTTTAATTTTAGAAAAAAGATATTTAAATAAATCAAAAAATAGATAA